GTTCCCATATCATACTTGAACCAACCTTCTTTCCAAGAGTTGCTGAGTCAAGCTGAACAAGAATTTGGATTTGATCATCCAATGGGTGGCCTCACACTTCCTTGCAGAGAAGATGTCTTCCTTCAAGTCACTTCTCGCTTGCACAGGCGATAGACAGATTTCATACTCAAGTCTCAATAAGAATCAACTAATTGTTTCTGTAGAAATGACAAAATTTAAACATGTATATActtttttcatctttcaatttTGTTCTCCCGGAAAGATATACATACTGTAACAGAATTCTATGAATACAAGATTATCAGAGGCTTTTTCTtcacataaattataatattgctTTCTTTCAGCTGAACTTTTATTTTGGTTATActgtttttattgtattgttagaaacaaacaaattttGGCTCTTTTCAGTTGCATATCTACCCAAATAAACAGTAATAAAAAACCGTGTATTCAAATATGAATGGCATTTTTGGAGGAGTATTAGAGCTATGTTTACAACTGCAATTTCCTGCTTCCTACGAGCTTAAATGATGACTATTTTAGAGGTATATTgggatttatttaaaaaatttgtatcaAATAAGTATTTGGTATATAATTAACTTTTGTTTCGagtatcaattatttttaaaaaaatggttattttttgttgaagttACTAATGAagtatttattttgatttaaccTTATTTTCTCCGTCAACAAAAACTTTGTAGCAGTGCTTACACTTTAGTAGAGTCGCCAGTGCTGTGACTCTCTCCCTTACAAAGAATGCATCCCATCTTTCATATGTACTATTGATCAACTGAAAATTCCTTCTCTTTCTTAGTGTTGAATTCATGCACTTGGCAAAAATAGTAGTCCTATCGTAGCCTTGAGGTCCATGCAGCAGTCTAATTTTCTCTTGGATTTGATCAAGTCAATTAGTTGCCGCTGGATTTTCAGCCATGTTGTAGTAGTATGCCAATTTTTGGCTGAGCCGAGACCTTGAAGACTTTCACGCAACACGTAAAAAAATGTCAGTCACATAAATACAATGTACTACAAGTAAGAAGGGAGGATAAATGGGTAAGGGTTTCTTAGGCTTTACATGATCTCTAACTGTAAAGATAGAACTTTAAGGGTGGTAGGGATTGGGAGGACAACACCTGGATGTGGAATCTAACATGAAGGAGAACTAGGTGTGATTGGGAAACATCTCAGGAGCTATAACTTTTTCAATGTATAAATGGCCACACGTTGAAGAAAGGAAGCCCAGATACCTGGGTTTGGAAGGAAGATGATAATAGAGTTTTCATGGTAAAGTCAAACCTATAACATTTTACAGAAAAACATGTTCGGTACAAACAAATCTCACatcagataaaataagaaatagacatgaatttatatacacataaaatatcttacaaAGTGTGGAGATTTATGGATATGTGTATATATTAAACCTACACAAAAAAACCTAAACTTGGAACTGTGTAGTGCATTTTAAAAACGCTATGGAGAAGGAAGACTGTTCCGAAGGCACAAATATTAGGTTAGAATAATTTGTCAACAAATGATAAATTACTTGTAATTAGGGAAGCTTTTATTTTAAGCAGCTTCTCTTTTGAGATCTTTGCACATCTTATGTAGATACTAACATTTACATTTTTTGTTAAAGGGCTAGAATACCCACAAGTGCTGTATATCTATTCATTTATTCTTTATTGATAATACAACGTGAAATAATAGTCAGAATAGGGTCATTTAAAGAGGCTACCTCCAAACATAATGATGTAACAGCTTCCAAGTACATTTCTAggtttatattttgaatttcaagTACCATTGCAAAAGCAAGAACACATTTGATATGTTTAGATGTGTCTGAAACAAGTGAAGCAAGTCATGACAACTCTCTTTCTTAGGCTCATACTTCAAATGGTGGGACATGTAATTCGCACATATTATGTAACCCTCAATGAAAGCCTTCAAGGCAACACCGTGTGATCTTTAATGAACCCTGCCTACTGTTAAATCTCTCATCAGACAACTCATTCACAATCCCACTCTCTATGTACGCTTTCACTCGGATCATAAGCAACATAATTTATTCTCACACGTAAGGATCAGAATTCAATTTCACTGctttcttcttctacttttgAAACATTCAGTCattcatttatagtgcaaagaAGCAAAAAAGCAATGGGTTTTTGCATTCATTCAGGTATTAAAAGATCTTCATTGTCTTTTTAGAAAGTAGTGGAAGTCGCAAAAGGGTATCTTGCAGTGTAttggaaagaaaatgaagagattCTTGATTCCCGTGCCTTTCTTGAACTAGCCTTTATTTTAAGAATTGCTTAGCCATGCTGAAGAGGAGTTCGGTTACTCACATCTAATGGGTGGTCTCACAAGTCCCTGCAGGGAATGAGTTTTCAGATACAGCTTCTCGCTTGAAAAAACTATAAATCTTGTGGCAAAGGATTATAATCCTACAACAGATAGTTGAGACAACTTTGTACAGCaggcctttcttttcttttcttgattttttcaTCATACTTTTGTCCATTTCTCTCAAGCGGGGGAAAAACATTCTGAGACCTAACTGAATTCTctgtaaattataaattttctccCTTTGTTAACTCAAATATATATGTGCATGCAGAAACACAAGCCTGTGTCATTCTGGAGTTGGTGTTATATGTATTAGTGCAAATTCAGTAGCTGTATAATTATGctcatattaattaatttaatattcttgttagcatataataaatattttttcttaaattaccttcaaattatatacacacacacacatccaATTTCACATAtatgaaaagaaatgaaatgaaaaagaaaaatcactgTTCACATATTATAACAACATATCTTTAGTGACTTATTAATGTTTGAAAGAGACTATTCAAAAGGACTTGTGCTCTTCATATGGACTTGTCATCAAAGTTATTCCAATAAAGCATGCAATGAAAGGAAACCCTAGACAACAAGCACAGTATACCATTCATAGAAGGGTATGGTATCACATGTTTTACTTATTGAAATGTTATCACAATCACCTGCTAGTCTCCCCTTAGAAGCACTAGAcaataaaactttttatttcccTTTGTAAAAGCAAgtattttaagtaaaattttaaaaagataaaaaaaggaaaactttAACTGTAAgataatatgaataattaattttatataaataacattaacataattaattaggATGTCTCATGTTTAAAGGCTTCAAATCTTTTAACGGTAACATGTTaaagaataaatgaaattattgaaaaagtgAACTGAGTAGCATTATAGAGGACAACTACACAAATTAGAAACAATATCTATAAGAATACTTccatataattttcatttggTGATTGTCTGAAGCTTTGTCTAAACTATGCAATTACAAATTACAGTTTACCATGGCTACATAATTGATAGGTTCTCCAACACGTAACGTCCCTTTCATTTTTGTAGTCATCATGCTGGCACATCTCCAAGAAATGTAGGGCACACATCTGAGTTTCTCTGTAGTCTCTAAAACTATCATGTCATCTCTTATGACCCGTGTCTGTTTGTCTCCTACACATGAACACATCAAAAGGCTCGTCCACTTCTAACTTTTGCGCCAAATATTATCCACAAAACCTGAGTCatctatatgtatatattattagcCACTTATATTCACAAGCAACACAACTCAATTTCTCTCGAAAGAATCAAAGTTTGTGCATTCCTTCTTCTACATCAGTTTTCGTCAACTGAAACAACACAATGGGTTTCCGTTTACCTGTTATTAAACGAGCATCTAAGGGGGCTGAAATCCCACCAAAAGGTTTTCTTGCAGTCTATGTTGGAGATAACATGAGGCGGTTTCTGATTCCTATATCATACTTGAACCAACCTACTTTTCAGGATTTACTGAGTCAATCAGAAGAAGAATTTGGATATTCTCATCCAACGGGTGGTCTCACAATTCCTTGTAAGGAGGATGTGTTCCTGAATGTCACTTCTCGCTTGAATGGGCTATAACTCATGCTAGAGAAGACTTACCAGAGtagattagaaaaaaaaaattgtacaggaggaaatttcttttaatttttcatttttgttctttACCTTTTCAACAAGGAGTGGAAAGATGTTAACCAGAAAGTAATGAAAAGAGATTTATTCAACAATTTAACTTTTGTTATATCTTTTTTGAATTCTATTATTTGAGGTATTGATGTATATCTAATATACTGTTATAGTTGCAGAACTATTGTATTAATTACCTATATGTTGATTAGCAAAACTTGGAACATCAACATATATCTTTCCTGAACCTGCCATTTGCTAGATTCTTCTAAAATATTTGGTTCACCTGATTCCTGGATTTTTCTTGGTACAATAGATCAAATATCTTCCTAATCTAGTGGTTCTACCCATTCTACCCATTCTACATACACCTTAAAATCAATCTCAATTTCTAAGGGTCATTGCTTTGCATTGTCCCAATCAATCAGCAGCAGCATCACATGACCTGTTTGTTGCTTCTGGGACAAACTATAGTGGTGATCCTCTGTAAAGTAATTTACAGTTCACAACACTGATAAATGAAAACTAGAAAAATCCTGATCCAAATAAATTGAATATAGCATCAACTGATCTATCATCCACGGCTTATTTCCTTCTTTCCTATCCATGTCTGTCCATCAATATCTCTTATAACCCTTATTAAGTgtatgattaatttaaaaatattatttacctCATGTTAGCTTACTATCATTAACAGAAGTTACAGTACACATAAACTTTCGTGTTCTCCATTAActtattcattaaatatttccTAGGAAGACCCTAAAGCTAGTTTGGTACCGCTCATGAATTAGAGTTCGACTAATTATTCTGTCATATGCAAAGAAAATCTTAAGACCATATACTCAGAACAACATTAAGAGCTTGATCATTAGTCGTTATGACCTGTAGATTTTATACCTGCAAGATCAGAGCAGAATTGTACACTATCgctaattttaaatattgaatcaTTGACTACATTACTCATCACTAGTTTTGCGTAATTGCAGTTTTTTCAAGACAGTCCAGCAGGAAGCCCTTCCATTGTCAACCACGAGGATTATATCATAACAAGTGATACATTCATGAGCCAGCAAAAGTAaatgcaaaatatttttttttttgaatttatgaAATTGTAAAAATGGATAGTTTGAGTTTTTTCTTCTATATAGTTAACTACTTGAAATTACTAACTTCAAATAAATACATccaaatctttaaaatttaaaatttaacgtCCCATTAACTgaataaactatatttaatttcttttaatttaagaatttgTACCATGAATTTAATGTTGATATAacgtattatatattattttaagatatattaaCCACTCTGGCACGTGTTTGTACATTGGTGATTAGTCACTGGTGAAGCTATGTGGCCAGACAATAACACTTTGAGAATACTGCGACAAATctaatagaaaaatgaaaaaaaaaagtcaggATAATGCCATTAAAAACGTTGTCTCCAATCACAATCATGTAACAGCTTCAAAgtaaatttcatcttttatagGTGGAATTTCATGTACCAACAGCTATCAGTTTCCCTATGAAAGAACAAAGGATTTGATATGTTTTAGAGTTGTCTGAAACAAGTGAAGCAGTAGGTCATTACCGAATCCTTTGGTAGGCCTATATTCTAAATGGTGGGGCGTGTAATTGTGTTATTATGTAATCCTCCATTGAAAGCCTTCAAGACAATAAAATGTGATATTTAAGGAACTTGTCTCCCACCAAAGCGCATTTTTACCATCCAATAAGCTAGGGAAAAACTTTACACCCTCTATATATACCCTTCACTGGTTTCATAAGCAACATAAATCATTCTCGTACTGAAGCATTAAAACTAAAGGTGACTGCTTCAATCTACTACTTAGAAATCATTTTTTCCATCAGCAGGTGAAGCAATCATTAAAACAATGGGTTTTCGCTTACCGGGTATTAGACAATAATCATTTAGTGAAAGCAAAGAATCTTCTTGCAAGGTGCTGGAAGTTCCAAGAGGCTATCTTGCAGTGTATGTCGGAGAAAAATTGAAGCGGTTCTTGATTCCAGTGTCCTTCTTGAAGGAGCCTTTATTTCAAGAATTGCTGAGCCAAGCCGAAGAGGAATTCGGTTAGTATCATCCTTTGGGTGATCTCACGATTCCCTGCAAGGAAGATATGTTCTTGGATATAGCTTCTCGCTTGAACAGATTATAGTTCACACTACTAAAGATCCTAATCCTAACAACATAGTTGAGGCAATTTTGTACAACATCCTTTTGCTATCCTGTAAACTAATCTTTTAATACATGCAAGGACAAACCTAAACCTTGCGCCAATTTTAGATATATTGCGTACTACAGTTATTCTTCAAGACTGGATCTTTTATAGTACATACTGTTTTTTTCCCTTTGCCATTCCAGAGTGGATAGTGGAGGTGTCAATGATATAGTTAATAAAAGAGATTATTACaacattaatttttgttatgtcTCATTTAATTATTGAATTCTAAGTTAATCTGTATTAGCATCTGATTTAAGAGCATTAATTCTTCTATAATAATATGTGGTTCATGCGCAAAACTAACATATCAATCCTCAACCAACCTTAGCCTTTAGCCAGATTCTTCTATAATATGTGGTTAATCTTATTCCTGGTTTTCTAAGCCTTAGGGAACggatatctttttaattttgtggCTCTTACCATTCTTTCTGCACCTAAAATTCAGCCTCCTTTCCTAAGTGTCATTGTTATATGCACTGTCCCAATCAATCAGAATCATCACATGGTTTGTTAGTTGTTTTTGGGGGCAACAAGTGACAGATAAGCCTCTACCAAAGTAATTTACTGGAAAAGTATTAATTGATTCTCATAATTGATCTGGACTTCAAAATTGAAGTTCtgaactaaaaaaacaaaatcaccgattgagaaataaaaataacttttgttaAAGATTGTCCAAGTTCGCTTGTTCTCCTTTAATATTTTGCCTAAAACACAAGACGCTGAAATCTAGTTTGTTCGTAAATTAAAGTTCTTTTAGCAAATTATTCTGACacgaaatgaaaatgatgaactCCCGTAGTTACAATTTTTGTATAATGTTTAGTGGAAAATGGAAGGGAAGTTGTTGCTAGACTTTTCttgaaaaaactaaaatcatgcagcttaaaaataaataaccaaCTAAATTAACAATTCAAATTGTCGACAGATTATGTACTAATGAGCTCtgattttacaaataaaatcttTAGGTCAGTGACCAGTGATCGAACTCTTGATAAAGGTTCCATGGCACCTAATATTCTGATCCATTGTTATCAACTACCTTTTAATTTGTCGACACGAGGGTGTCAGCAATATATGCTAGGATTGAGTAGCGTTGTCAATATGTCTATTGTCTAAAAAAAGATGTAGGTATTGAATTATGCACTAAATTTAACCAGAGCATATCTCATCTTATTTCACGTTGCTACTGTTAGCCTTTGGTGTTCAACTTCTTAAACCAATAGATAGAACTGACTTAGGAAACAATGAAGACTTACAATTTTATTGGGTACTCAACAAAATTAATCATGTATTGGGGacctaaattttatttaagccaaaataatataattaaaatagaattttttgtttgaaattatattcTGTTGTTCTTAGTACATGAATTAATCAGAACAAAACGACCATAAATGTTCAAAGAAGATTAATAGAATTATAACAAGAGATATTCTATGTGTTCACAACAATAATACTATGtttcattttgaattaatttttttaatctgtacTTCTTTTTAATTGTAGTTTGAGTTGAAGAACTTAATCAATCAAAGCCAAATTGAACATTCAAGTTTAGACGAAAGTcaagagaagaataaaaaagtaCGTGCTTATATGTGACTGAGCACAAATTACAGTATgcatgaaaatataatataaggcATGAACACTAGCTAATTCTGGAGCCACAGAAAAGAATGATTCTATATCcctgatttaaatttaaattttgaaacattctctcaattttctttcattttgacaCCCACATTTTTTCTATAATCATCATGCTTCCATGTACAAcactttaattgaattaaaaaaaaattctttgacaTCTGATAAACTGACTTAATAGACACTCTtcaataagaaatttaaaaccaTAGGATCCAATAAtaccaaataaacaaataaataaaagtagcACATTGTTAAAAGAAAAGGCATACCGATTGGACAAATTTTCCTGGGAGGATGTCAAAAACATCATCTATTGGTAATCCACCGGCATTGTCTTCATTCACAACCTCCTCATTCTTCACTGGGCTGTCAAATCTCAATGATCTTGAGCGAGTTGGCCGCCTAGCTAACTTGTTCAAAGAACTGGTTGGGTGGTCATCAGGACTCATAAGATATCTTTTGGGTGAACGCAAGGCAGGTGTGGCACTCATCAACCTAATTGGAGTAGAAACAAGTTTAGCGGGAGTTGACATGGCATCAATCCTCTCGAGAGAAGAAGCATCTTCGTTTTCTGTGTAGTCGACGGTTTTGCTTGGAGTAGAAGTGGGAGCTGGAGCACTGGATGATTTCAGAGAGGCACATATTGTTGAATAATTTTCACTGCTAGCTGCTTGTGAAGCCCACTCAGCTGGGGAGGGTTGTACTGAATATACTTGAGAAATTTGCTGTACAGTATCTGCTAAATTTTGTTGAAGTTTCAAAGAAAATCTTGCTCTAAAGAATGGAGCAATGTGAGAAGCTGCTGCCAGACGCTCATTAGGCAATTCAATTGATGTCTCTACAGGTGCAGACATATTTTCATCTATGCTAGCAGACTCTACATTATTGACAATGTCATTATAGCGCATGCAGAGTGATAATTTTGTTGGGAGACGAGTTTCCGACGTGTCTAAAATATTGACTTTCTTTGGGCGATTGAATGGCTCCGGTAAAGTTCCTTCTGGAATTTCATCACCCTACACATAAAAGTATATTTCAGACCAAATAAAATGCATAATAATTCTGATTGAGATATTAGAAAGTAATTATTCTGATTGAGGTAGTAATTGcccattattaaaaaataatctggATTCGTTCAAAAGAAATTATTCTGATTGAGATAAAAGTTGCTCATTGCAAAAATTAGACTGATTCATTGAAAAATATCCAAATTTATGAACCGTGATTTTCCCAACGGAGCACAGGACTTTTCCATGCGCATGTCATAGGATTGCACACCTGTAGTAATTTTGCATGATAACCATCACAATCACGAACAAAACTAGACAGCCATAGAGTAATGCTCAGAGGAATAAAAATTAAGGCAAAATTGAATCAGTAATACGAAATGCTTGACAGTAAATCTTATTAAACAGCTATTCTAGATGGAATTAATGTGACCCACCTCAGGATGAGATTCCCAAAATTCTCTAAGCCGTGCGTGAAACAACTTCTTCAATGACACTCTCCCACGTTGAGGAGGCATCTTCACATCAGACTCTACCGCCTCAGGAGCTAAAGAAATGTGAATATCCTGCTTCATACAACTGGTCCGTTCATCATGCACTAGAAACTTCTTCAGAACAATAGCATCAGGCAATATAAATTTCAACTGCGCTAGATGGCCGTGAGTAAACCTcctaaacaaaaaagaaatacacAATTCCCTTATTGAACACTACTCCGGTAAAGATAGTGCAGGATGAGACCTAGATCAAAACATTTAAAGTATGACCTTGCTGTGGGTGAGATAGCATTTGTTATTGATTTTAGAATACTCAAATTAGGTTAGTACACTCAGTAAGAGAATACCAAGTGATTATATAAGAAATTAGTATCTtcacatgtaatattttttgGAGTGTATGGGTGGGATTGAGATCTGACCACGGAGTATAGAAACACAAAGCTTAATCTAGCATTTCATGTACAGATAAAAGATCAAACATTgctattgattaaaaaaaaaaaacctaatcGATCGGTACCTGTCTGTTAAAGATTCAATTCTGTGACTGATTTCCATAAAAGACGGCGTCTTCCCTTTCAGACGAAACATTGAAATTAAAGTGTCCAAGAGATCGAAGAACTGATCCAAAATTTCGTATCTGCAAACAAACCATGAAACTAGCAACTATAATCaacatgtatattttttaattatcggaatttaaaaaaattaaaatgtatatcaCTTTTCGGGAAGCTTGTAGGGATCATCGTTAGTACTCTTGGATTTACTCGGAGAAGACCACTGTAAGATCTGCCTCCTCACACTCTTGCTTGGCGGCGGTGACGACGTCGTTTCACAACGTCGCTTCCGATTCTGCAAACCCTTGCCTACTTCTTTTATATCTGCGACGGAGAGCGCGACGCCGCAGGTGCGGTTCCGTTGCGACAGTTTCTCCGGCGTCTTGGAGCTGAACTGAACGGGGTTTGGCGATTGGACCTTGGAGCTTTGGAGATTGCGTTTCTTCATGGTGTTTGATGATTAGTGATTTGTGACAgtgaaatgaaaaattactatGTACTCAGGCTTTGTTTTCGCGGAAAAAGTGTTTTTATTGCGTACGCAACTTTGTTTCCCGCTAAAATGAGACGTTGCTTCCCGCCAAGATGAGACGTTTAAACAattaactatattaatattttaatatcttttaatatctttttccatattttaaattaaactattaataTTTACTGCTGTATATTGAAATAAAGTggtaaatagttgttttatttggaTGGTGGCCAAAGTATTGTAGTTCAAAAATGAAAGATCagagaaagaataaaataacaCTTTACCTTTTTAATACAGCCATATAAGAAGaatattaatatcaaatattgagatgtggatttttttttataatttggcattaaataaaatttattttatctataactatgtataattttttgtttatataattttattcttttaattactattttgaaaatttattatttatagatatttaaaaaatgctTACACACTTATGCTAGCGCTgaataaaagatttaataaattgtttatatCAGGAACTAGTTTAAAATCCAAGTGTAGGCAcgcttttttttatatattagtgtattaaattaaaaaatatttagattatatttatcacattattaataaagtattttaaaaatatttattactccACATATTTCAAAAGTATGCCCCAGAAGCCATAAAATATTCTGTACACTTGTAATATGTATGGATAGAAATATTTTGTACACTTGGAATATGTATGGCATCTCagttgtgaacaaattcttggaAAATTTGATTCTCACAAGTTGAGCGATATACTCAACTCTAATAAATGTGAGGTAATTATTGGGGCTTATTTTCTTCATACTGGGGCTTATGTAGAGCTGTTTTAATACAAATAACTATTTAttgtaaaagaattattttaaaatgaagtttttatcactagtgcaaaaaaacCTTTAACATCACTCTTTAGACCTCTGACCTTCAAATATCTAACGTAAAAAATGATTGATgacatttttcgtaaataaaacaactatttagacaTCGACTATGGAGTGACCCaacgtctaaatactcatatacgtcggCTCCCCCAATAGACGtcaaaactaaacgaaaaagttaaaaaaaaattattctatttaaaCGTCTGTTATGAGGGAAACCGACTTCTAAAAcactttagacgtttgttattAGGGAACCGACGTACAcaacccagaaatttaaaaagtcactttttgactccatttagacgtcggattccgccactccgacttctaaagcacttgaCGTCTGTTATTGGGAGAACTTACATCTAAATACAcaacccagaaatttaaaaaatcactttttgactccatttagacatCGGAttccgccactccgacttctaaagcactttagacgtctgttatttggGGAACCGTCGTCTAAATACACAacacagaaatttaaaaagtcactttttgactctatttagacgtctgatctcgccactccgacttctaaagcattTTAGACATTTGTTATTGGGGAACCGATGTCTAAATGTCggcattaaaacaccgtgaaCGCGAGATAGCCGTTACgcgcactcattgttcatcatctttgtcgcgttttctctctacgggttacACT
This Vigna angularis cultivar LongXiaoDou No.4 chromosome 4, ASM1680809v1, whole genome shotgun sequence DNA region includes the following protein-coding sequences:
- the LOC108331253 gene encoding auxin-responsive protein SAUR23, with the translated sequence MGFGFRGFQRRVNIPKGSVAVYVGENQKKRFVVPISYLNQPSFQELLSQAEQEFGFDHPMGGLTLPCREDVFLQVTSRLHRR
- the LOC108330855 gene encoding CDT1-like protein b codes for the protein MKKRNLQSSKVQSPNPVQFSSKTPEKLSQRNRTCGVALSVADIKEVGKGLQNRKRRCETTSSPPPSKSVRRQILQWSSPSKSKSTNDDPYKLPEKYEILDQFFDLLDTLISMFRLKGKTPSFMEISHRIESLTDRRFTHGHLAQLKFILPDAIVLKKFLVHDERTSCMKQDIHISLAPEAVESDVKMPPQRGRVSLKKLFHARLREFWESHPEGDEIPEGTLPEPFNRPKKVNILDTSETRLPTKLSLCMRYNDIVNNVESASIDENMSAPVETSIELPNERLAAASHIAPFFRARFSLKLQQNLADTVQQISQVYSVQPSPAEWASQAASSENYSTICASLKSSSAPAPTSTPSKTVDYTENEDASSLERIDAMSTPAKLVSTPIRLMSATPALRSPKRYLMSPDDHPTSSLNKLARRPTRSRSLRFDSPVKNEEVVNEDNAGGLPIDDVFDILPGKFVQSGIVRSPKG